From one Enterococcus sp. DIV2402 genomic stretch:
- a CDS encoding amidase, with protein sequence MVHSYYKRIAVVEPIINAFSFLKEEYSVIDEINVLLRNQVNQCPLLGIPYGVKDLVQVEGLPLEAGSKILKGNIATKNATVINRLNRAGAALIGKTTTAEFASGGGAPSTKNPWNLSHTPGGSSSGSAASVASEMVMFALGTQTSGSVIRPASYSGVVALKPTFGQISKSGIIPASWSIDCIGIFTKNVKDLKYIYNEIAGFDIKDQYTYPYKNKVLHLTNGNLSKKFKIAVLTDDYFMATIDIMDNFQKVMEKLRDMGHEIISIKMPALFEKANAAHSVVVDSETAFYHSSYFNKKRELFSTELRTDIEEGLSYSAHDYLEAQEMRYEYQKEFVKIFSDIDLIITPATPETAPEGLKSTGSPKFNKPFSNAGLPVITIPIALSDKTNLPIAVQIISDFDCEQRLIDIGEQLQFYYKLPDYMPNLI encoded by the coding sequence TTGGTACATTCGTATTATAAAAGAATAGCAGTTGTTGAACCTATAATTAATGCTTTTTCATTTCTTAAAGAGGAATATAGCGTAATCGATGAAATAAATGTTCTGTTGAGGAACCAAGTTAATCAATGTCCATTATTGGGAATTCCTTATGGTGTTAAAGATTTAGTTCAAGTTGAAGGATTGCCTTTAGAAGCTGGATCAAAAATTTTAAAAGGTAATATAGCAACTAAAAATGCAACAGTTATTAACAGATTAAATAGAGCTGGTGCTGCTTTGATTGGAAAAACTACAACTGCTGAATTTGCAAGTGGTGGTGGCGCGCCAAGTACTAAGAATCCTTGGAATTTATCACATACCCCTGGTGGTTCAAGTTCTGGCTCTGCAGCCTCTGTAGCTTCAGAGATGGTAATGTTTGCTCTAGGAACTCAAACTTCAGGATCAGTAATCAGACCAGCTTCATATAGTGGAGTAGTCGCTCTTAAACCAACTTTTGGACAAATTAGTAAATCTGGAATAATCCCAGCTAGTTGGAGTATTGATTGCATAGGTATCTTTACTAAAAATGTAAAAGATTTAAAATATATTTACAACGAGATAGCAGGTTTTGATATTAAAGATCAATACACTTATCCTTATAAAAATAAAGTTTTACATTTGACAAATGGTAATCTATCAAAAAAATTTAAAATAGCAGTTTTAACTGATGATTATTTTATGGCTACTATCGATATTATGGATAATTTTCAAAAAGTTATGGAGAAATTAAGAGATATGGGGCACGAGATTATCTCTATAAAAATGCCTGCACTTTTTGAAAAAGCAAACGCTGCACATAGCGTTGTTGTAGATTCTGAAACAGCTTTTTATCATTCTTCTTATTTCAATAAAAAGAGAGAATTATTTAGCACAGAGCTAAGAACTGATATTGAAGAAGGTTTATCTTATTCTGCTCATGATTATTTAGAAGCCCAAGAAATGAGATATGAATATCAGAAAGAATTTGTAAAGATTTTTTCTGATATAGATTTAATAATTACGCCTGCTACTCCAGAAACTGCACCAGAAGGGCTTAAAAGTACAGGCTCTCCTAAGTTTAACAAACCTTTTTCCAACGCCGGTTTGCCGGTCATTACTATCCCAATAGCCTTATCTGATAAAACAAATTTACCTATTGCTGTTCAAATTATTTCCGATTTTGATTGTGAGCAACGTTTGATAGATATTGGAGAGCAACTTCAATTTTATTACAAACTACCAGATTATATGCCCAATTTAATTTAG
- a CDS encoding VOC family protein, which produces MNRINLICLGVKDLEKSLLFYKNIGFQTQAKEDAGIVFFNNQGTKLELFPIEELVKDINADNPPEINQYKFSGITLACNMKSKQEVDDLFLRVKEIDGVIVKEPQVVEWGGYSGYFQDPDGYYWEVAYADSWEFDENDMLVINF; this is translated from the coding sequence ATGAATAGAATTAATTTAATATGCTTAGGTGTTAAAGATTTAGAAAAATCTTTATTATTTTATAAAAATATTGGCTTTCAAACTCAAGCGAAAGAAGATGCGGGGATTGTCTTTTTTAATAATCAAGGAACTAAATTAGAATTGTTTCCAATTGAAGAACTAGTGAAAGATATCAACGCAGATAATCCACCAGAAATTAATCAATATAAATTCTCGGGTATAACACTAGCTTGTAATATGAAATCAAAGCAAGAAGTGGATGATTTGTTTTTGCGTGTAAAAGAAATTGATGGAGTAATTGTAAAAGAACCACAAGTAGTTGAATGGGGTGGGTACAGTGGATATTTTCAAGATCCAGATGGATACTATTGGGAAGTTGCATATGCTGATTCTTGGGAATTTGACGAAAATGATATGTTAGTTATAAATTTTTAA
- a CDS encoding GNAT family N-acetyltransferase — translation MKESTEIMRIGRVATLKEYRGQQCGKKVLQSLENLAVSQNYKKILIHAEITAARFYEKLGYIQIGDIYEEDQILCITLFKNI, via the coding sequence TTGAAAGAAAGTACAGAAATTATGCGCATTGGACGTGTTGCTACTTTAAAAGAGTATCGAGGACAACAGTGTGGTAAAAAAGTGTTGCAAAGTCTAGAAAATTTAGCTGTTTCCCAAAATTATAAAAAAATTCTAATCCATGCTGAAATAACAGCTGCAAGATTTTATGAAAAACTAGGTTATATTCAAATAGGCGATATTTATGAGGAAGATCAGATTCTTTGTATCACATTATTTAAAAACATTTAA
- a CDS encoding GNAT family N-acetyltransferase, with translation MTILFSAYKQEHLKQMTDMWNAVLLDGNAFPGEEYYSKASFDNYLREQSLVTCVWLNGELAGFFVIHPNNIGRCAHVANASYVIDKKFRGKGIFNHMVGQSLIQSKELGFLGMQFNAVVSTNYAAIKTYINHGFEIVGTIRNGFRMKDNSFSNMYVMYRDLENKCS, from the coding sequence ATGACTATTTTATTTTCAGCATATAAGCAGGAACATTTAAAACAAATGACCGATATGTGGAATGCAGTATTATTGGACGGAAATGCTTTTCCTGGAGAAGAATATTATTCAAAAGCTAGTTTTGATAATTATTTACGAGAACAATCTTTAGTGACTTGTGTCTGGCTAAACGGAGAGTTAGCAGGTTTCTTTGTGATTCATCCCAATAATATTGGACGGTGTGCGCATGTGGCAAATGCAAGTTATGTAATAGATAAGAAATTTCGAGGTAAAGGAATTTTTAATCATATGGTTGGGCAGTCGTTGATTCAATCTAAAGAATTAGGATTTTTAGGCATGCAATTTAATGCTGTTGTGTCCACAAACTATGCTGCGATTAAAACATATATTAATCATGGATTTGAGATAGTCGGTACTATTAGAAATGGATTTCGTATGAAAGATAATAGTTTCTCAAATATGTATGTGATGTATCGAGATTTGGAGAACAAATGTAGTTAG
- a CDS encoding AraC family transcriptional regulator yields the protein MTILYEKNQYNDPRFPFEIYQTDMTGTIPQGRGFNDLHWHEELQFTLIKKGKISIQINGEDLILQENEGIFINSGVLHQMIEMETNSKYHSINFPKELLGFSPNSRLEINYVNPYTEKLVLPYLTLHLDSSWQNRILANLLEIEEIYLTIQERDFAWQYQISILLVESWLILIRAIKEIPNKEISTKSYLHYERMQIMLQFIHEHYFEDTSLNDIAEITNISISECTRTFKKFTHTTPYNYLINYRIKRSLDLLLKEDSSISEIALKVGFNQSSHFIKAFKKQFGYPPKQYKDFY from the coding sequence ATGACTATTTTATATGAAAAAAATCAATACAATGACCCTCGCTTCCCCTTTGAAATCTATCAAACGGATATGACTGGAACTATTCCTCAAGGGCGTGGCTTTAATGACTTACACTGGCATGAGGAATTACAGTTTACACTTATAAAAAAAGGAAAGATTTCGATTCAAATAAATGGTGAGGATCTTATACTTCAAGAAAATGAAGGTATATTTATAAATAGTGGCGTCCTTCATCAAATGATTGAAATGGAAACAAATTCGAAGTATCATAGCATCAATTTTCCAAAAGAATTATTGGGATTTTCTCCTAATAGTAGACTAGAAATAAATTATGTAAATCCGTATACAGAAAAGTTAGTCCTTCCTTACCTAACACTTCATTTGGACAGTTCTTGGCAAAATAGAATCCTTGCTAACTTATTAGAAATAGAAGAAATTTATTTAACGATTCAAGAAAGAGACTTTGCGTGGCAGTATCAGATTTCAATTTTACTTGTAGAGTCTTGGTTGATCCTTATCCGAGCAATCAAAGAGATTCCAAACAAAGAAATTTCAACTAAATCTTATCTGCATTATGAACGGATGCAAATCATGCTTCAATTTATCCATGAACACTATTTTGAAGATACCTCATTAAATGACATTGCTGAAATTACCAATATCAGTATCTCTGAATGTACACGTACGTTTAAAAAATTTACACACACTACACCATATAACTACTTGATTAATTACCGAATTAAGAGAAGTTTAGATTTGCTATTAAAGGAAGATTCGTCTATTTCAGAAATAGCTTTAAAGGTAGGGTTTAATCAATCAAGTCACTTTATCAAAGCATTTAAAAAACAATTTGGTTACCCACCAAAACAATATAAA